The nucleotide window TTTATGGGAGGCTTGTTATGGATGACGATTTCATAGAAGAAATGTTCAGCGGTTTCTGCAAGAACTTCAATGAGACGAGGACAGTGATCTGCGAATTTGTGAAGAGGGACGGGCAGATCCGTCTGGAGAGCGCCGGCTGTGCTTATGGGAAGTGCCCTCACAGCAAGACGTGTATTCTTATGGAGCAGGCAAGGGAAATGGAAACCCCATAGGTTTTGTGGCATCGACACAAATCTTAATGTTTTCTTTATGGCGTGGGACGAGGAGCATGAAAGATAGAAAAGGTATAATTATTTTATCTTTCATGTTAAATTGTCTTATATCGGCTGTGAATTATTTATAATATCAGAATGATTAGAGGCGGATGGAGGACAAAAGGGGCAAATTCATAGAAGTAATATACGAAAGGAGGGCTAGTGTCCATCGTGCAGATGGTTGACGGGGGCGTCGGAGATTACATATAAATTGTATATAAGAGGATAGAAACGGAAGGGGGAACCGTTTTTTTCTGATACCGATTTATTCTGACGTCAGGCGCAGGAATGTGCGGCCGGATAATTAAATTAATTTCATGAGTTATGGAACAATTACTTTGAGATCACCTGAACAATATTCTCTTTAGAATGGGTTCAGGGGGATTTTGGCAGGTGAAAATGAAAAGTAAGTGTTGCGGTAACGATGAAATTATGGTCGATACTAGCTTACTTCATGTTGTTTCAGGACACCCGCCAGGGTATATTCCATAGGAATATACGGCAAAAGGGTGTTTTTTTATTTCCTTTTTTAAAAAACAAAGGAGAGGAGAACGAGGGTGAAAACATTTAATAAAATTCTGGATGGGATTGAAAAGGCAGTCGTGACCATAGACAGTATACTCCTTGTATTTATCACTGCGGTCATTGTATTTCAGGTAATAGCCAGAAAATTAAACATTTCCATGACAGGAACGGAGGAACTGGCAAGATATGCGTATGTGATCTTCGCATTCTTGGCCTGGCCCATCGCCGCCCTGAGGGGGACGGACGTATGCGTGACCTTTTTATTCGATAAGCTTCCGGGAAAAATACGGCATGCGGTCCTGGCGGTCTTTCATATCGCCATGTCTGTATTCGCGGGGATCTGTGTCTACAGTATGATCAAGAACATTGAAAACGCGAAGGGCATCATCGCCGCGTCTAACCGCTGGCTGCATATCAGCTGGGTCTATATCATCGTGGCGGTCGGACTGGTGGCCACTGTGATCTTCAACATCATACGATGTGTATTCCTGCTGACCGGCCAGGCTGTCTATGTCTCACAGGATGAGAAGGACGCCATGGAGCTGGAGACTGCAAAAGAAGAATTTGAAAAACAACAGAAAGAACTGGAAGAAAAGGGGGAATAGCATATGGATCCGATCTGGGGATTGTTACTTTTATTGGTTCTTTTCCTGGCCGGCATGCCGGTCACCTATGCCTTGGGCTTTTCTGCCCTGTTCATCATGCGGTTCAGCACGGGTATGAAATGGATCACGATCGGCCAGCAGATGATGGCGGGTCTCAATAGCTTTACGATCCTGGCGGTGCCGCTTTTCCTGCTCGCCGGGAAACTGATGAATAAGTGCGGCGTTACCGACCGTCTGTTTAAATTTGCGAGGGCCATAGTGGGCTGGCTGCCCGGCGGTCTGGGCCATGTGAACGTACTGGCCAGCTTCATTTTCGCCGGGATGTCCGGAACGGCCATCGCGGACGCCAGCGGCCTGGGCCTCATTGAGATCAAGGCCATGAAGGATGCCGGGTACGACAAGGACTTCTCCTGTGCCGTCACAGCTGCTTCCTCGACCCTGGGCCCGATCATCCCGCCCAGTATGCCCCTCGTAGTGTACGGAACCATTTCCGGTACCTCCATAGGCGCGCTGTTCGTGGCAGGCGTAGTCCCGGGGATCATCATGGGCGTAGTCATGATGGCTCTGGTGTTTGTCTATGCTATCATTAAGAAGTATCCGAAAGACCGGCTTTACACGAAGCGTCAGCTCCTTCACGCGTGCAAGCAGGGATTCTTGCCCTGTATGACGCCTGTTATTATTCTCTTAGGTATCTACACCGGTATCTTCACGCCTACAGAGTCGGCCGCCATTGTGGTGATCTATGCGGCGATTCTGGGTATCTTTGTATACCGGGAGATCAATTTCAGAGAATTTGTGGAAGTGCTGAAGGAGACTGTAGCGGATGCTATCGGTATCTGTATCCTGATCTCAGCGGCGACTTTATTCGGAAACGTGCTGGTGAAGGCCATGATCCCTCAGACGGTCATGGAGTTTATCGTGAACAGCATCAGCAACAAATACGTGTTCCTGCTGATCCTGAACCTGGCGCTCCTGCTGGTGGGTATGTTCATGGAGACTGTGTCAGCCATCACGATCCTGACGCCCATCATCCTGCCGGTAGCCGTGGCATTTGGGATCAACCCGATCCACCTTGGCATCATCATGGTGCTGAACCTGATGATCGGTGTTCTTTCCCCGCCCTTCGGCGTGGTGCTGTTCGCCATCAACAAGGTAGGCGAGATCTCCTTCGGCCGTCTGGTAAAGGCGCTGATACCGTGGTTTGTCGTGCTCCTTGCCGCATTGGCTATCGTGACGATGGTTCCCTGGACCTGTACGTGGCTTCCTTCCACCATGGGGCTGGGAGGATTATAAAAGTTTTTGAAGCAGAAGCCGGAACGTACATCCTCCGCCGGGCGTATCGGTGAGCAGGATCTTTCCGCCGTGAAGCTGAAGGATCTCCTTGGCGATACTCAGCCCCAGTCCGAAATGGTCTTTTTGGGTGTGGGATTTGTCAGACTGATAAAATCGTTCAAAAATGAAGGGCTTGTCTTCGGGCGGGATCCCGCTTCCATGGTCGGTGACGGAAAGGAAAAGGAAGCGGCCGTCCCGGCCTGCGGCAATGGTGATCTGAGAACCATCCGGCGAATGGGTGAGCGCGTTGTCCAGCAGAATATGCAGGACTTGTATCAGCCGTTCCCGGTCGGCAGAAACCTTTTGCATCGGATAATCAGGAAGAAGGAGTTCCAGAGAACAGTTTCTGGAGCGGCAGATTCCTTCCAGCTCTTCAAAACAGTCGATCAGCAGGTCGTCAAGCCTTAAGGGCGACTTTTGCAGTGTCCAGTTCCCGCTGTCGCCGGAGGCGAGCAGGAGCATGTCGGATATCAGTTTTTTCATCCGGATACATTCTTTTTGGGAAATTAAAAGCGCGCGGACGGTTTCGGGAGGGTTCTGACTCACCTGGAGGGCGGATTCTCCCGCGGCCATAATGACAGACAGAGGGGATTTCAGCTCGTGAGACGCACTGGCAATAAATCCCCTTTGTTTTTTTATGCCTTCTTTCAGGGGCCGTACGGCTTTTCCGATCAGGAAACGGCTCAGGAAAAAAAGAAATATAATGCCGCACGTCCAGATTAACAAGTAGAACGGAAGATGCCGCCGGACAATGAAAAAAGTGGGAGAACGGAGCATCAGCAGATAAAAGGTGCTGGACTTGTCCCCCATTACGGATACAACGGCAGCCGAGGCCAGATAGCTGTCTCCATGTTCCCCGCCAATCACCGCCGGCGTGGTTTCGATTGCGGATGGATGTCCGGCGCCGGCGCTGCTGTCCGCGTCTTGTATGGTAACGCGCTGTTTAATGGATTTAAGAAGTATTTCCGGAGGGGTCTCCGGCGTCCATCCGCCGGTGGTCATGGAAGAAATGCCGTCACTGTCATAGCTGAACAGGAAGTAAAAGTCCTTCAGACCGTTGAGATACGGCTCCGTGAGGGGCTCGCCGCCTTGAACCGTAAAGATACAGAGATTCAGTCTGGAACGAAAAATGGCGTCTTCATATTCCCGGTACTGGCTTACCGTGTGATACATGGAGAATAACAGCACACAGGTAAACAAGAGTGCGGTACAGCCAGTGAAGAGTGCGGTCAGTTTTTGTTCTAATGGCTTCATGATAGCTTCCTCCAATGGAATCATTTATCTGTCAGCAAGAAACCGGAACCATATATAGTCTTTATGGAAACACGGCTGTTTAATTCCCGCAGGCGCCGGCGCAGAAAACTGACGTAGTTGTCGACGTTCCCCGGCTCAACATCAGCGTCTGTCCCCCAGACAGAAAAAATCAGCTGTTCTCTGCTCATGGCCTCCAGAGGGCGGGAGAGAAAAGCACAGAGAAGCGAGGATTCTCTTCCGGATAAGGTCAGGGAGGCGGAACCGCAGGACAACTCCCGCGTTCCTGGAAAAAAATTTAAATCTGAAAATGAAATGAGGCTGGAGCCCGCGGCAGCGCCTTGTCTTCGGAGCAGGGCGCGGACTCTCGCCAGAAGCTCTTTTACGGCAAAAGGCTTTGTGAGATAATCGTCGGCCCCGCAGTCCAGTCCGTCCACCCGATCGTCGATTTCTGACATGGCGGTCACCATAAGAACGGGAGAAGAGATATTGCGCTCCCGTATCTGCCGGCAGACGGAAAGCCCGTCCAGCCCGGGCAGCATGCGGTCAAGGATGAACAGATCGTAAGCGTAGTCGGGATTTAAAGCATAGTGCAGCGCGCTTCTTCCGTCGCTGCAGATATCGATACGGTATCCTTCTTTTTCCAGCCGGCCGGCGACGATGCCGGCCAGCTCTGTGTCGTCTTCTATTAATAAGATCCTCATGAATGTTCTCCTTGAAATATAGTCCGAATAAATCTGTTCTTATTATACCATTGAAGTTCTCTAAAAGTCTTCTAAAAATCCGGCCGGTATTCAGAAAAGGTTCATTGTTTCTCCAGGACTTTTGGAGAACTTTTTTTATATAATGCGGAAAAGAAAACGAGAAGATGGGAGGCTGGATTCATGAGATATTCAGTAAAGGAAAGAAGACGAAAAGGCAGGAAGGCGGTCCTGTATCTGACAGCGGCCATGTTTCTCTGTATTTTTGTTCTGGCGGGATGTCAGAAAACGGACGGCAGAAAAGGTACAGAAAAAGAAGAGGGAACCGGCAGCCGGAATGGAACAGGCACGGCGGGTACGCCGGCCGGTCAAGAAAACGGCTCAGGCGGGGAAAGTGCAGAAAAGAGTACAGAGGTACAGGATATACTGGAAACCTGTGATATACAGGGGAGCGTAACGGAGCTTTTGGAATCGGGATACCGCATCAGCAAAGTATATTCGGGGGAGGCGGATGACGGAGGTGCTATTGCGTGGGAGCACGTGGAGGGCCAAGAACAGAAAGAGGATATGGTCACGGTGTCCATAACCGGAAAAACGGCCTGCCAGCTGCTGACGATAGACCGGAATACGTATGACAGCACCCTCACAGACTGTGGAACGGAACAGATAAAGAAGGGCACCCAGATAGCGGTATTCGGAGATATGAGCGATGATGTCCAGATTAAGGCGGAGCGGATCGTGATCGTCCGTTTTCAGTGAAGATACCGGACAAAGAAAGGAAGAGGCCTAAATGGGAATAAAGAGGATGGCGGCGGCGTTTCTGATTTTACTGTTCATGTGCGCCGGGTGCGGAGAGGGAAATGGAAAGGAGAATTCTTTAACACAGAAGGAAAAAGAATCTGGGGGATTTACGCTGCCGGAGGCTCTGACCGATACGCTGTCAGCAAAAGAGTATGGAAAAAAATATGGGGATAAAGAAAATGACTGGAACCGTATCCGGTTTGACGACGCAGACGTCCAGGGGACTGTGGAAAGAGCGGATGGGGATTCTGTTATCCTTGAGGATACGGAAGACAGGCCTGTATGCCTCATATGGAATACAGAAACCGTGTTCCGGGTGTGCGTGATCCATCCTTCGACCGGCAAAGAGAAAAGCGCGGAGACAGACGAACAGGAATTCATGGAAGGGGATACGGTTTTTGCCTGGGGAACGGAACAAGGAGGAAATCTGGAAGCGGAAACCGTCGTAATTGTAAGATGGACGGACAGTGAGGAGGATGAACAGTGAATGTTGTAAGGCGGGCGTGGTATTATACGAGCAGGAAAAGGGGGAAATCTCTGATCATATTTTTCTGCCTGACTGTTTCCGGCACAATGCTGCTTAGCATGCTGGGTGTCCAGGGCGCGTCTTTTGAACTGAAAAAGCAGATCCAGAAGAGGACAGAAACCAGCTTGGAAGTGAGCCGGATGGACAAAGGAGAGCCGGTGACGGAAAAGGATGTGGATCTGATACAAAAAAGACAGGAGATCATAAGAATCAACAGGAACAGCAGCCTGACGGCGAAACCCGTGGATTTTTCTCCGGTTTTGGATAACACCGGAAAAGGGGACACAGAGAGCGGCATCACCCTGCATTTTTGCGACAGCAGTGATTCTTGTGAGGATTTTGTTAATCTCAAATACAGGATGATAATGGGAGATCCCATATCCGGGGCAGCGGAATCGGGGCGGGCTGTGATATCCAAATGGCTTGCAAAACAGAATAGCCTGACCGTTGGGGATAAATTGACAGTCCGGTTTTTGGAGGGCACAGAAGACGGGGATGATGACAGAGCGGAGGCGGAATCAGAACGAACGGTGACAGTATCCGGTATCTTTGAAAGCCCAGGGCTTTCTGTTGAACAGCAGGGAGCGGTCCCTCCAGCGCTTCGGATGGAAAATCAGATATTTGCTGATTTTAGCGTCTCAAAGGGAACGACGGCGGCGCACGAATTTGAACGGGTGTCCTTCTATTTGGAAGATCCGGAGGCACTGGATGCATTTGCGGAAGAGCTTTATGAAAGCCTTGGCGGGAGGTATGAGATATCGGATCGTTCCGGAATGTATGACCGGATGAAGGGGTCCCTGGAACAAGCAGGACGGCTGACGGAATTTTTGATCGCTGTCACGATTCTGGCTTCTGGACTTACGCTGTTCTTGATCTTGTCCATGTGGATACGGGACAGGAAAAAGGAGCTGGCCATATATCTTTCCATGGGATATGGAAAGGCGAATATCTGTATGCAGGTAATGGCGGAGGGCTCCGGCATTCTTCTGGCGGCGTTTCTTCCATCGGTTTTAGCGGGCGGCAAGGCGGCCGGGATACTTGCGGGAGGCATCATACCAGATATGACGGATTTTGCCGCGGTACAGGTGAGCATTACGGGAGCGGAGGCTGCCGCTGCCCTTTTTCTGGGTATGCTGGTGGTCTGGACGGCCGCCGCCGCGGCGCTTTTGCCGGTGCTGAGAATGAATCCGAGGGCAATCCTTGCAAAAAATGAATGAACCATAACAGGAAAGAGATGAGAAACAAAAATATGAGAATATGGAAAAGAAGCATGTTTTCGGTCGTCAGGAAACCTTTAAAGACGCTGCTGCTGTTTTCTGTGGTATTCGTTATCAGCAGCCTTCTGCTGGCCGGGATGGCCGGGAAGAACTCCAGTATACAAGTCCAGGATAAGGCGAAAGCGTCGGCCGGGAGCAGCGTGAGGCTGGAGATCAATCTGGAGGATTACCGGAAGCGTTCCGGAGAGGTGCCGGGGATTCCTCTTCCCGGAAATCTCTGGATGTCCACGGCTCCCAACAATTCGTTTTCTTCCGTATTAACGGAGGATATCAAGGCCTTGGCCGGAATAGAGGGTATCTCAGGATACAATGTGACTACTTACAACACCGTCGCGGTTCCTGTTGATTTTACCAGAATCGAATATAAAGATGTGGACCAGAGTCAGGATTTTCTGGGGGTGAATTTGTATGGGGATCTGGATACGTCGCGGAATCCAAATGTTCTGAACGGAAACATCGTGCTTAAAGAAGGGCGGTGGGTAAAGGAAGACGACCGGGACGCGGCGGTCATTTCGGAGGAATTGGCCCAGCTTAACAATTTGGAGACGGGAGACACCATTACCCTTGGAGGTTACCACGACAAGCAGGGGGAAAATGACCGGAAGATATCGGTCGTCGGAATCTTTCAGATAAAAAATAAGATTTCCCATACCATGACGGGAGATACGTTTACTTCGGAAAACACTATTTTTACAAACCTGCGTTTTCCGGAGATCATACAGGGGAGTGAAGGTGATCCGGGGTATCAGCAGGCGCTTTTCCTGGTGGAGGATATGGATAAGTATGAACACGTCAAGGCGGAGATGGAAAAAGCGGTCGTCACGAAAGAGCGGTATGATCTGATAGACAATCAGGGGATCAGCAGCCGGATGGCGGATAATTTTCATGATCTCTCCAAGGCCAGCGATATCATGCTGGCGATCGTGGTGATATCCAGCGTTTTTCTACTGTTTCTGATTTTCCTTTACTGGATAAAAAGCCGGAATCATGAAATCGGAATTTATCTTGCGATGGGGGACAGCAAGAAGAAAATCTGGGCCCAGTTTTTAACAGAGGGCCTGGTAATAGGGATCTTCGCTTTTGCCCTGTCCATTGCCGCCGCGCCGGCTATCGCGGGGACAGCGGCGGAGTATATGGCTGGGAGTCAGGCCAAAGAAGCAGAACGAAAAAAGGAAGCCGATGCCGGCATGGTCAGCGGAGGAGGCGGAGAAACGGAAACGTTCGCAGGCGTCCGTATAGATATCACGCGGGATATGAGGGCGCTGACTGGAATATCGGTCGTTATATTGATCGCAGGGACGGTTTCCCTGGCCGGCGCTGTCATGATGCGGAAGAGTCCGGTTCATATTTTAAGTGAGATGAGTTAAGGAGGATATGGTATTGATACTGGAAGCAAGAGACGTCAGTTATTATTACCCTGCCCAAAAGGACAGGAAGGTGTTGGATCAGGTCACCATGGGATTTGAAAAAGGATATATGTACGCATTGACCGGGGCCAGCGGTTCAGGAAAGACCACATTCCTCTCTCTGTTGGCCGGCCTGGACTGTCCGAGCAGCGGAAAGATCTTGTATGAGGGGACGGATATAAGAGATACCGGCCTCAATAAACACAGGAGGGATCACAGCTCTCTGGTGTTTCAGAATTATAACCTGGTGGATTATCTGACGGCCTGCGAAAATGTCATGCTGTCCGGCTGTGGGAAGGAGGAGGCTTTTCGGCAGCTGGAGGAGGTCGGGATACCGAAAGAGCTGTTCCAAAGAAATATCCTTAGAATGTCCGGCGGGCAGCAGCAGAGAGTGGCGATCGCCAGGGCGCTGGCTAGAAATACAGATGTTCTTTTGGCCGATGAACCGACGGGAAACCTGGATGAGCCGACGGCGGAGGAGATCATCGGGATTCTGAAGCAGAATGCCCATGAAAAGCAAAAATGTGTGATCGTGGTCACCCACAGCAGAGAATTAGCGGATGAAGCCGATATTGTGGCGCAGATAAAAGAAGGAGTCCTTACCCGGCCGTTTTGAGATTATTTTATTGGTGACCGATTTATTTTACATGATCTATTGAAATGGAAAAATTCCAAATACCGTAAACCATTGATTTTAAAGGGTGTACGGCAGGTGGGGAAAACATGGATACTGAAAGAATTCGGTAAACTCTATTACGATAATACAGCTTATTTTAACTTTGATGAGAATGAAGAATATAAAGATTTTTTTGAGACTACCAAAGAGGTTGAACGTATTTTGCAGAATCTTGTTTTGGCCAGCGGTCAGAAAATCGTTCCGGAAAAAACATTGATTATTTTCGATGAGATACAGGATTGTCCTAAAGTGGTCAATTTTATGAAATATTTTTGTGAAAACGCCCCGCAATATCATATTGCCTGTGCGGGATCTTTACTGGGGATTGCACTTGCCACCCCATCTTCTTTCCCCGTGGGGAAAGTGGATTTTATGCAGATTAATCCTATGAATTTCACAGAATTTTTAATGGCAAATGGAGACGAAAATTTAGTGCATTATCTGCAAAACGTAGATACGCTGAATCCGATTCCTGAAGCATTTTTCAATCCTCTGTATGAAAAACTGAAAATGTACTATGTCACCGGCGGCATGCCGGAATCTGTACTGATGTGGACGAAGGAACGAGATGTGGAGGCAATGCAGACGGCCTTATTTAATATTATCGGAGCATACGAACGGGATTTCGCTAAACATCCAGATGTGAAGGAGTTTCCCAAAATATCCATGATCTGGAAATCCATTCCTTCTCAGCTTGCGCGCTAAAACAAAAAATTTATTTATAAAGTAGTTAAGGAAGGTGCGCGGGCCAGAGAATATGAAGATGCACTTCAGTGGCTTGTTGATGCGAATTTGGTCAGCAAAATTTACCGCAGCACTGCGCCGGGACTGCCTGTCTCCGCGTATGACGATTTATCGGCTTTTAAGATCTACTTGGTGGATGTAGGCCTGCTTCGCAGACTTGATCAGCTGGCTCCGACTGCTTTCGGAGAGGGAAACCGCCTGTTTGTGGAGTTCAAGGGCGCGCTTTCCGAAAACTATGTGCTGGAGACGCTGAGAAATCAATTTGAGGTTACCCCTCGATATTGGTCACAGAATAACCCGCCATATGAAGTGGATTTCATCATCCAGCGGGAGAATGATATCATTCCCATAGAGGTTAAAGCCGAAACCAATACTGAGGCAAAGAGCCTAAAAAAGTATAAAGAAAAATACGGTGACAAGGTAAAACTTCGCGTCCGTTTTTCGCTGGATAATTTGAAACTGGATGATGATCTGCTAAACATTCCCCTGTTTATGGCGGATGAATCCGACCGTCTTATGGGAATGGCGTTAAAAATGTTGTAACATGTATATTGATGCTGGATATTTTGGATATATTTTGCTTGACAATCCGCTGGAAAAGTGCTTATATTAATATATGAACACTTATTCATATGTTTTTGCGAGAATATAATCCAGAGGAGGATTGTTATGAGACGTCCTATTACGATATTGGAGCATCAGCCCGACGAATGCGGCTGCGGCCATCACGACCACAGCCACAATCACGAGGAGCATGAAGGAGAGTGCAGCTGCGGCCACGATCATCACAGCCACGATTACGAAGAACATGGCGAGAAATGCGGATGTGATTACGACCATCATGAACATGCCCACAGTCATATTTCTGATTTAGATGAAACGGGAAAAGGAACAAAAAAAAGTATTTTCCTTCTGGAAAACCTGGGATGCGCTCATTGTGCTTCCAAGATGGAGGAGAAGATTCAGAAGCTGCCGGGGGTGGAGTCGGCGTCGATCACATATGCGACGAAACAGCTTCGGCTGGCAGCGGGTGATCCGGAGGGCCTTCTGCCTCAGATTGAAGAAATCTGTACATCCATTGAACCGGATGTCCGGATCGTGCGGAAGGAA belongs to Qiania dongpingensis and includes:
- a CDS encoding response regulator transcription factor — its product is MRILLIEDDTELAGIVAGRLEKEGYRIDICSDGRSALHYALNPDYAYDLFILDRMLPGLDGLSVCRQIRERNISSPVLMVTAMSEIDDRVDGLDCGADDYLTKPFAVKELLARVRALLRRQGAAAGSSLISFSDLNFFPGTRELSCGSASLTLSGRESSLLCAFLSRPLEAMSREQLIFSVWGTDADVEPGNVDNYVSFLRRRLRELNSRVSIKTIYGSGFLLTDK
- a CDS encoding TRAP transporter small permease, translated to MKTFNKILDGIEKAVVTIDSILLVFITAVIVFQVIARKLNISMTGTEELARYAYVIFAFLAWPIAALRGTDVCVTFLFDKLPGKIRHAVLAVFHIAMSVFAGICVYSMIKNIENAKGIIAASNRWLHISWVYIIVAVGLVATVIFNIIRCVFLLTGQAVYVSQDEKDAMELETAKEEFEKQQKELEEKGE
- a CDS encoding sensor histidine kinase → MKPLEQKLTALFTGCTALLFTCVLLFSMYHTVSQYREYEDAIFRSRLNLCIFTVQGGEPLTEPYLNGLKDFYFLFSYDSDGISSMTTGGWTPETPPEILLKSIKQRVTIQDADSSAGAGHPSAIETTPAVIGGEHGDSYLASAAVVSVMGDKSSTFYLLMLRSPTFFIVRRHLPFYLLIWTCGIIFLFFLSRFLIGKAVRPLKEGIKKQRGFIASASHELKSPLSVIMAAGESALQVSQNPPETVRALLISQKECIRMKKLISDMLLLASGDSGNWTLQKSPLRLDDLLIDCFEELEGICRSRNCSLELLLPDYPMQKVSADRERLIQVLHILLDNALTHSPDGSQITIAAGRDGRFLFLSVTDHGSGIPPEDKPFIFERFYQSDKSHTQKDHFGLGLSIAKEILQLHGGKILLTDTPGGGCTFRLLLQKLL
- a CDS encoding ABC transporter permease, which produces MRIWKRSMFSVVRKPLKTLLLFSVVFVISSLLLAGMAGKNSSIQVQDKAKASAGSSVRLEINLEDYRKRSGEVPGIPLPGNLWMSTAPNNSFSSVLTEDIKALAGIEGISGYNVTTYNTVAVPVDFTRIEYKDVDQSQDFLGVNLYGDLDTSRNPNVLNGNIVLKEGRWVKEDDRDAAVISEELAQLNNLETGDTITLGGYHDKQGENDRKISVVGIFQIKNKISHTMTGDTFTSENTIFTNLRFPEIIQGSEGDPGYQQALFLVEDMDKYEHVKAEMEKAVVTKERYDLIDNQGISSRMADNFHDLSKASDIMLAIVVISSVFLLFLIFLYWIKSRNHEIGIYLAMGDSKKKIWAQFLTEGLVIGIFAFALSIAAAPAIAGTAAEYMAGSQAKEAERKKEADAGMVSGGGGETETFAGVRIDITRDMRALTGISVVILIAGTVSLAGAVMMRKSPVHILSEMS
- a CDS encoding ABC transporter permease produces the protein MNVVRRAWYYTSRKRGKSLIIFFCLTVSGTMLLSMLGVQGASFELKKQIQKRTETSLEVSRMDKGEPVTEKDVDLIQKRQEIIRINRNSSLTAKPVDFSPVLDNTGKGDTESGITLHFCDSSDSCEDFVNLKYRMIMGDPISGAAESGRAVISKWLAKQNSLTVGDKLTVRFLEGTEDGDDDRAEAESERTVTVSGIFESPGLSVEQQGAVPPALRMENQIFADFSVSKGTTAAHEFERVSFYLEDPEALDAFAEELYESLGGRYEISDRSGMYDRMKGSLEQAGRLTEFLIAVTILASGLTLFLILSMWIRDRKKELAIYLSMGYGKANICMQVMAEGSGILLAAFLPSVLAGGKAAGILAGGIIPDMTDFAAVQVSITGAEAAAALFLGMLVVWTAAAAALLPVLRMNPRAILAKNE
- a CDS encoding ubiquinone biosynthesis protein UbiE, which encodes MDDDFIEEMFSGFCKNFNETRTVICEFVKRDGQIRLESAGCAYGKCPHSKTCILMEQAREMETP
- a CDS encoding TRAP transporter large permease codes for the protein MDPIWGLLLLLVLFLAGMPVTYALGFSALFIMRFSTGMKWITIGQQMMAGLNSFTILAVPLFLLAGKLMNKCGVTDRLFKFARAIVGWLPGGLGHVNVLASFIFAGMSGTAIADASGLGLIEIKAMKDAGYDKDFSCAVTAASSTLGPIIPPSMPLVVYGTISGTSIGALFVAGVVPGIIMGVVMMALVFVYAIIKKYPKDRLYTKRQLLHACKQGFLPCMTPVIILLGIYTGIFTPTESAAIVVIYAAILGIFVYREINFREFVEVLKETVADAIGICILISAATLFGNVLVKAMIPQTVMEFIVNSISNKYVFLLILNLALLLVGMFMETVSAITILTPIILPVAVAFGINPIHLGIIMVLNLMIGVLSPPFGVVLFAINKVGEISFGRLVKALIPWFVVLLAALAIVTMVPWTCTWLPSTMGLGGL
- a CDS encoding ABC transporter ATP-binding protein, giving the protein MILEARDVSYYYPAQKDRKVLDQVTMGFEKGYMYALTGASGSGKTTFLSLLAGLDCPSSGKILYEGTDIRDTGLNKHRRDHSSLVFQNYNLVDYLTACENVMLSGCGKEEAFRQLEEVGIPKELFQRNILRMSGGQQQRVAIARALARNTDVLLADEPTGNLDEPTAEEIIGILKQNAHEKQKCVIVVTHSRELADEADIVAQIKEGVLTRPF